The genomic stretch TAAGATCGGGATCTTTGGGAGCTTTTTTATATAACCCCAGTTTGTTGTGAGGGAAAAGAACTTTCTCTTCTAATAACAATAAATCGGATTTAGAAAACCCCTCTGGAACTTGTTTCCAGAGGAGTGAAAAATGTGGAGTGGATTTATTTACCAGTCGTTCTTTGTAATCTCTACCCGAAGGAAGGGGTTCCGATTCACCCGGAAGAGGTGTGACGAACTTAGGTTTTGTAAAACTTCGATTCAGTGTTTCGATCTTTGTGACCGAAGAACAATAACCGACTAAAAAACAAAGGACCGGTAAATAAACATATCTCATTTCGTCTTATCAAAACTCTCTTTGGGAGCTAATTTTAGGGAATCTTTTTGAACATCTTTTTTGATGTATTTTGAATCTTCGATGGACTTAGCCGTTTTGATTACTTCATCAGATTTTGATTTTGTAATTTCACGAGTTCTAGCTGCTTTTTCCAACTCTTCTGCAGAAGATCCAATGTTTAATTTTTGAAGTTCTTCGTTGTTAGTTCGGAGTTCGTTTGCAAGAGACTCAAACTGTAACATCTTAGTGTTTTCAAAAGCCAACATTTCTTTCATCTCAGATAAAGATTGTTTGTCCATTGGTTTGATCATTTTATCAGAAAGTTTAGTTTCATTTCCGACTTCAGCTACTTTCTGTTTGTCGACTACGATTTCATTTTCTGAATTGGATTTGCGAATGGCAACTGCTCCATCAAGAACCGTATATTTAACAACACAGTTTCCAGATCCACAAGCTACGTTCCCACCTTTGGCAGATGGATTTTCAACATTGGTAAGAAAGATGGTTCCACGAACACCCGCAATCGAAGTAGGAGTTACGATGCTGAAAGATTCTGTTTTTCTTTCTTTGCGTAAAACTGTTACAAGTTTTCCGTATTGCATATTCACTTCTGTTTCACGAGATCCGTCGTTTGCTGCAAACGCTTGGCTTACGCTAAGAGATGTGTTTTTGTTTAACTTAAGTACTCCGTCTTCGCCCACAAGAATTTCCACAGAACCGTTTTGACCAGTGACTATGGTATCTTTGGAAGTTAAAACGTCACCTAAGTTTGGTTTTACTTGCCCACTCTCGCGGATCACAACCACGTCACCTTTCACAAAGGCAACAACAACATTACTTTCTTGTTTTGTGTTCTCTGTAACATTTGTTACAGATTCCTTAGAATCTTTTTGGCAAGCAGTAAAAACTATGGCAAAAACCGCCACAAATCCTAATGCCGACAACCGATTGATCATTGCACGTTTCATATTCCTTCCTCCGGAAATCTTCTTCTAAGAATAGATAACAACTGAGTGCTTGGCAACTCTTTTCCCTAATACCTTTTTGTGACAGCTTTTGTCCAATGGTCCCGCCTTGTCACGCGATGCGGGTTTTCTAGGCTCTCGATCATGGATTCTAAGCTTTTTTTTCTCGTTTCATCCATGGCTTCATTTACGTGTTTTCGCATTGGACACTCAGAACCCAGTTCACAGCAATAAATTTCCTGACAAGTTTCTTTAATCTTTCGTAATTCGGGAAAACTTTCCCAAAGCTCAACAGGTGTCAGGTGTAAAATCCCCCATTCTTTGACCCCAGGGGAGTCGATGAGAACCGTCTTTTCCTCCAAAAATAGAGCGAAAGAATTGGTAGTGGTATGTTTTCCTTTTTTGGTAGAACCACTGACGAGGTTGGTTCTTTGCACTGTCTTTTTATGTAGGTGGTTCATAAGAGTCGATTTGCCCACTCCAGAATTTCCACAAAGGAAGGTGCGTTTTCCACGGATCCGTTCCCACAAAGGTTGGATGGATTCCTCCGAAAGAAGAGAGACACTGATTACTTCATAACCTAACTCTTTATAGTAAACTTCCCTCTCTTCAATTTCTTCGTCCGAAATTAAATCTTTTTTTGTAAAAATGATCAGTGGGGGAATTTCTGTTTGGTAAGAAGCAGCAAGCAATCGGTCAATGAACCCCGGTTTGGTTTCTGGGTCTTTACAAGAAGCAAGGATCGCCACTTGGTCCAAGTTGGCACATAACACATGACTGTCGCCACGGTCACTTTTTCTAGAAAGGTAGTTCTTTCGTTCCATTCGTTCCGAAATGACCCACTCTTCCCCAGAAGATTTTTCTGCCAAAACCAAGTCCCCCACAACAAAAGGATGCCTTTCGTTTGAGTTCTTTAATCGCAACTTACCCTTGAGAACGGCGAGGGCGTAGCTTGTTTCTTCTGAATAAATTTCATAATAAGCTCCGAAGATACGAGCGATTGTAAATTGTTCTTTACCCAAGTGGAATCTGCACCAAAATAATCTAGTTCTTACATTCTATACAGATGACATGCAAACACAAGTTTTCTTTCCTTTCGGAATCATAATCCTTTCTGCTTTTGGTTGGTTTGGATTTGCTTATGCCTTAAGCAGTATAGATTCCACAAAAATTTACTCTCTATTTGCGGCTCTTTTTGGACTTATCACCCTTATGGTTTTGTTCTTTTTACGAAAAAAACCATTGCCAAAAGGTATGGAGAAACCCAAAAAACGAGATGAACTTGTCCAAAACCTATTTGCCTTAGAAAAATTTAAAGAAGAACTCATTTCCTTCAACGACCCAGACCAAATCAGCGAAACCATCAGCCAGTTCCTTGCCTCAAAAATCCCTGCAGAGTTTGTCCAAGTTTATACTTGGGATGAAAGAGAAGGCCAATTCCGTCCCCGACCTTTTTTAGAATCACTCGTCCAAAAGTATTCTAATTTACCTTCTCTTCCTGTATTCAATCCTTTTTTACTTTGGCTTTCCGAACGCGAAGGAATCCATATAAAAGAAAATTTTATCCAGTTTGCCTCTCCCAATCATGAAAAAATAGCCAAACAAGCATTAAACTTTTTCACAGAAACCAATTCAGAGTTAGTTGCCACTCTTTCCATCAAATCAAGTCTTGTTGGTTTTATTTTACTGGGAAAACACAAAGAAGGAAAAATTTATGATATAGAAGAAATCGAAATCATTTTAGAAATTCTTTCTGTTTCCCTGATGTCTTTGTCCAATTCCATGATTTACCAACAGTTATTGAATTTAACTGAAACTTTGGAAGCAAAGGTAAGAGAAAGAACGAAAGAATTAGAAGAAACCCAAGCCCACTTAGTACAATCAGAAAAGATGGCTTCTCTTGGTGTGATGGTAGCAGGTATCGCCCACGAAATCAATACACCGGCTGCCGTGATCAATGGTTCAGCGGACAACTTGGATGCTAATTTAGTTTATGTATTATCGCATTTGGGTGACATCTCTCAACTGATTCAGAATCCTGATTTTCGTTCTATCTATTTGGATATTCTATTTAGTTTTGTGAAAGAGGATCCAGCTTCAAAGATCGATCCTAAAGACAAATTCAAACTCAAAAAAGAGACCAAGTTTCGATTTATCCAAGATGGAATCCCTGAAAATGATGCAACGGATCTGGCAACCTTTATCATTGACCATCATCTTTTGCATATGCAAGAAGAACTCATCCGTATCTGGAAGGCCGGCGGAAAAGAAACCTTTGAGATGTTAAAGAATACTTTGAGCCTGCAAAGAAATATCAAAAACATCAAATATGCCATTCGTAATATTGTTCGGATTGTCAAAGCACTCAAATATTACTCTCACCTGGGACAAGCATCTTATGCGGAGTCTGACCTTCACGAAGGATTAGAAAACACTCTTGTGATCATGCAAAACCAAATCAAACACGGAGTGGAAATTGAAAGGGCCTATGGAAGTATCCCTCCTGTTAGGTGTAATATCGATGAACTCAACCAAGTTTGGACAAACCTAATCACCAATGCCATCCACGCGATGAAAAAAATAGAACATCCCAAACTCATCATTTCTTCTAAAATGGTGGGGGAAGATTATGTATTGATAAGTTTCGAAGACAACGGTTCGGGAATTCCAGCCGAAATCAAAGACAAAATTTGGGATCCATTTTTTACAACCAAAGACCAAGGAGAAGGTACAGGGCTTGGACTTGGAATTGTCAAAGGAATTATCGAAAAACACAAAGGAAGGATTGAAGTGGAATCTTCTCCAGGAAAAACAAGGTTTATGGTTTATTTACCGTTAGTTGGTCCTGGAGATGTTCCGAGTATCCCGAAAGAAATCTTTCGGGAAATTCGTGGTTAAGAAAAAATTGGTTTTCCTGGTTGGTTAAGAAGTTTTTCCCAACTTTCTTTTGTTTGTTCAAATTTTTTGCGTAGGATTCCCACTTCCTTTTCGTTGGAAGATTGTTTGGCTTGTTTCCAAGTTTGGAATTCTTTGATAGCAGTTTCCCTAAGGCTGGTTAGCTGTTCTTCCCAATGGCGAAGTTTTGATTCTTCCAAATTCGTAAATTGGTTTAAAGTTTCTTTTTCTTTTAAATACATTGTTTTTTGAAGGATTTTTTCTTCAGAAACTTTTTTTAAGTTATAAGTAAGACCCAAAAAAGACAAACCTTTGATCATCCATTTAGATGGATCATAATCAAACCAACGAATCCCATTTCGATAATCCGATTGAAACTCATGGTGGAAATTATGAAAACCTTCACCAAACGTAAAAAAGGCGATGATCCAATTGTCTCTTGCTGTTTGTTCTTTAGAAAAAGTTCGTTCTCCCCAAACATGACATGCACTGTTGATAAAAAAAGTAAACTGATGAACAACAAAAAGACGAAGGAAACCAGCGACAAAAAATCCTTCTAAAAAGGATCCCCAAAACATTGTGATAAGACCAGGAAGGATAAAACACATAAAGATAGAAATGGAATAAAAATGTTTATGTTGCCAAAGAACCAGCGGATCATTTACCAAATCCTGAACACCTTGTTGGACATATTTACGTTTGCGAAATAACCAACCAATGTGTGCAAACCAAAATCCTTTTTTGATTGAATAAGGATCTTTGTCAGTATCTACAAAACGATGGTGGATACGATGGTCTTCGCTCCATTCCAAAGCTGTGGACTGAAATGCCGCCGCTCCAAAAAGAAGTAACCAAAGTTTAACGGGTGTTTTTGCATCATAAGCTTTGTGTGAAAAAAGTCTATGGTAACCTACTGTGATTCCCATTCCTGTTGCAAAAAAATAAAATACAAACAGAGCCCAAGTTCCAATATGAACGGAATCATAAAGATACAAGTAAAGAGTTCCGAAAATCCCTACTAGTGGATAGGTTAGTAAAAAGATCGTAGTCACCCAATCAATGGGGACTTTGGTTTTGATTTCAGCTTGTGTCATCATAGAATATTCCTGTTTCATGGAGTGGGAGTCCCAAACAAGGATTCTGGTTGCAAAAAAAATGAGTACAGAACGTTACAAACCGGGATTTTTAGAACAATGGGGACGCCGGGTTCTCATTTCGATCCATTCCCATGCGAGAAAACCCGAAAATTCCGACAAAAGTTTTGCCTCCCAATCCAAAAACCTTTTGCTTTGGGGAGTTTTTCTATCCTTTTGGATTGGGTTTTTGCCATCGATTGCCTTCGTTTTCCTCTCCACTTACCTTTCTCCACTTGTGTTTTGGCCATTGGAAACTCACTCGATCATCGCTCTAATAGAGTTTGTTTTTCTTTTGGCCCTAGTCACTCTCGTTGAGTTTTTTCTCCTCTTTCGATTGGGATTTTATCTTTCCTATCGAATGGCACAATATGCAGACATTGAACTGGCCGAAGAGCCGGAACTCATCACACCCATTCCTGGAATGATGGCTAGGTTGGTTTTAGAAATTCCTGATCCAAGAATTCGATTGTATGGAATTGATCCTTACAAACATCTAAATGAACGGGCGTTATTCTTTCGGACTGTTTTATACAAAAGCAAAGTTTTTCTATCCAATATATTCGCCAAACTTCTATTAAAGGTATTTTTGGGAAGAACAGGACTTCGATTTTTAATTGAATACGTTTCCGGTCCAATTACTGGTATCTGGGACAGTGTCACAACTTATTTGATTTTAGCTGAATTACGCAAACGAATCATTACGCGAAAACTTTCGGATGCGATGTTACTCAAAATCAAATCGAAACAAAGATCCGAAATATTCATTGAAACCACACTACGTGCTGTGGCAATTTCCATTGTATTCACAAAAACCTTTCACCCTAATTTTGAATACTTACTCTTTGGATTGATACGACTTTTACCAAACCAAGACAAATTGACCAACTTAGATGACTGGACCGAGTTTGTACATTTATTCCCAAAACTGACAAAGGAAGAAAGGAATTGGCCAATAACAATCTTTGCCCTTTGTTCCACATTTGATGGATTCTTAAATCGAGAAGAATTGAATGCGTTTCAAGACATCACTGATCTTTCTCCTTCGTGGCTTTTGGATCGGGTCCGTCATCTAAGTGAAACCATCCGAAAAGGAGAACTTTCAGAATCTTTGCTTTGGATGGAAAAAATCCTTCCCGAAGAATCCGCTCAATGAAAGACTAGAATTAGTCTAAATATAAAGGAGATCAGCATGGCACAAGTAACACTCAAAGGAAATCCCGTTCCTCTAGAAGGAAACCTTCCCAAACCGGGGGACAAAGCTCCCGACTTCCGAGTCGCCAAACAAGATTTAGGTGATTTGACTTTAAAAGATCTAGCAGGAAAGGTAAAAATCCTTGTGGCGGTTCCCAGTTTAGATACAGCCGTCTGTGCCCTCGAAACCAAAAAGTTTAACGAAAGAGCAGCCAAAGAAGATGGAATCACGACTCTTATCATCTCCGGTGACTTACCGTTTGCAATGAAACGATTTTGTTCCACCGAAGGAATTGATTCTAAAAACTTAATTACTGGTTCGCAGTTCAAAGATTTTTCTTTTTCCAAAAATTATGGAACTCATATCGCTGGTGGCCCACTTGCTGGCCTATCCGCACGAGCCGTATTCGTTGTGGATAAAGACGATATCATTCGTTATACGGAACTTGTGCCGGAAATTGGTAGTGAACCAAATTACGATACTGTTCTTGCCGAAGCTAAGAAACTCGTTTAGTCAATTCATGGATTTGGCAAGGGAGGTTATTTTCCTTTGCCAAAACATTGATCTTTGAAACCAAATCTTCATCAAAACTAAAAAATACAACTTTCCAATCTTCTTCCGCATTGGTTATACATTGCAACGTGTAGGCAAGTGCCATGTCTCTCCGGCTAATATCCATATGTCGAAAAGGTTCATCTAACAGAAGATAAGGCAAATTGAACTGTTTCCCAATGCGAAACGCATATTCCAAACGAAGAACATAAGAAATTTGTTCTTTGGTCCCTGTAGATAAATTTGTAAATCCTTGGCTAGAATTAGCAGAATCTGTGGTGATTTGAATTTCATCAGAGAATCCATTCCACTGGATTTGTTTTGTAGGAAGAGATCCCTTTAGTGCATCCATTCTTGTTTGTAATGATTTTACAAGTGAGGACATTTTATCTGTACTTTCCAATTGCATCTCAGAAAAAATTTCTGTTAATACTTCCAAAGCTTGGAAGTTTTTTTCTAATTCATTTTTCTTTTTTTCTTTTGTTTCTAAATCACGTTTGTTTTGTTCCCATTCTTTTTGAGCAGGTAAGATTCTGGATTCCAAAACAGCCTTACCCGTATCCAATTTTTTTTCTAACTCAACAAGGTTCCTTTCGATATCACGAATTTTAATAGAAATTGTTTGGATTTCGTTTTCTAATTTTTGTTTGGCGGCTCTATCTTCAGAGGAAAAACTTTTTGAAATTCCTTTTTTTTCCAGATCCATTCGTTTTTCTTTTAAGTGGAGTTTTAAATCTTCTAAATCGTGAATTCCCCATTTTTTGGACTCAAGTTTTAAGGATTCTTCTAATGTTCTTAACTTTTCTTGTTTCAATCGAATTTGAACAAATAACTCAGTCAGTTCAGAAAGAGAATTTACTCCAGATTCTCGCAAAATAACCGTTAGCTCTTTTTCTTTTTCTAAAAGAAGGTCCTTTCCTTTTTTTTCTTCAATGCGAAACAAATTGATTTCTTCTTCTAAACTAGTGATTGCCGTTTGAAAGTTGTCTACTTCCAGTTTGTGTTTTGTGTATTCGCGGTCAAATCGTTGGAACACTAAGGTGATTGATTCCATAGTCAGTGAATCGGGTTTCCATTCACCTACAGTTTTTGTTTCCATTTCCGTCGAGATCCGGCGAACCATTTGGTTCCATTTGGGTTCATCACGTTCAAGTTTGATTTCTTTTGCACGAAAAACAAAAAACAAAGCGGCACCTAAAAAGAAAATTGGGAGAGAATACATCCAGACCCCAAAATCGGTGAATAAGGAAAGGATCAAAGAAAATATCCCAAAAACACCAAATCCTCCCGCCAAACTTCTGTACAATGGATTCCAAATGATTTTTTGTACCACCGGTGATTCTTCTTGAAATTTGCGAATGGTTTGTTTCCAAGTTTCAAAAAAATCAAAATAGGATTCTAATTTTTTTGATTTTTGTTCTGATAATGATTTTTGACTCAGAAAAGATTCTAATTTTTTTTCCAATTGCAAAAATCGCTCTTTGGAAAGAGATAATTTTTGTTCGATCGATTGGATTTCTCCATCAATTTCTTTTGATTTTTGATCACCATTTGATTTTAGAATTCTTTCCTCTGACTTCGATTGGGTTTGCAGTGTTTCCCATTGTAACAGTTGGCCATACACTCGGTCCACTTCCGCAAATTGTTCAGTTTCTTTATACTCTTCTAAACGTTTTTGTTGTTTTGTTTGTTCTTCTAAAGCAGAAGACAATTCTTCTTTTCGTTTTTGACGTTCGATTTCCCAAGTTGGCAATTCAACAAATTGAGAGGAGATTCTATTTAAATTCAACTCAGACTCATCAAACTTTTGTTTGGTTGTTGTAAGTTCCAATAAAGTTTGGTTCCATTCTTTGGCGGATTTTCTTGTTCCTGTTTTTGTTGAAAGTTGTTCCACTTGTTCTATGAGTTTGGCAGGATTGTATCCACTATCGAATATAGTTTGTTCAATGGTACTGATCAGTTCTTTTTCTGATCCCACATCCATATTTCCTTCTCTAATGACTAGCGAGTTTAAATATAAATTTTGGGAAAGAGAAAGTTTGGGAATTCCTAAATCAGAATTTCTTTCTGGTTTGTATCTCGCATTGAGAAGAGCACCATACTTTGTACTTCCTACCACTTTCACGAGTGCCGATACAAAAGCATCCAGGATGGTTGTTTTTCCTGATTCGTTTGGCCCTGTAAACACAGTCACCTTTTCAATAGGAAATTCATTTTTGGAAAAGATACCGAAGTTTTCTATTTTTAATTTCATCGATTTTTCTTTCCTTCTAAAATCAAACGAATGCCTGTGACACGAGTGTGTCTCCAAAGACTAGGATCCATTTGTCCTTTTCTTTCATTCATCTTATCCAAAAACTGTTTTACAAATTCATTTTCCGAAAGGTGTTCGAAAACTGTGATTTGTGATTCATCAGGATCAAACTCCAAAATTCGAAATTTGGACTTCCATTCGCGAAGAACTGTCTCTTGAAATTTTTGTTTTTCCGACATCGAATCAACATATCCAACAAATCGAAACACTATCCAATCGTTCGGATTTGTTCCCGCTAAATATGTGTCGATACTCTCTTCTGGTTTTCCTTCCGTATCCAAAGAAACAATAATTTCCCTATATTCGCCTGCAGATTTCCAATAAACCGATTCCGTACGAATTGTACTTTCTTCTACATGGATAAAAATCCCACCTCTTTGTCCGAATTCTCCTTTTCTCCAAACACGAGAAGAGCCAGCATAACCAACATTACACTTCCCAACAGTTCCCATTCTCGCCCTATGAAGATGCCCAATGGCAAGATAATCCAAATCTAAACTTTGAATTAAATTGGGATCTAAATAAGAACCTCCCTCTTCTTCTTCCTCACTAAGACCGGTAAAACTCATCCCGGAAACAGTTCCATGAGCAAGTCCGATCCGAAGTTTTGTTTGTTTTGGGGGAGGAGGTGAAAGTAACAATTCAGAATAATTTTCTTGGTGGGGGATGGATAAAAATTCGATCCCACCATCTTCCAATAAATAATAAGGAGTTTTATCTAAAACTTTTACTTTAGAAGACCAATCAAAATTCGCATAATTATTGTTATTTCTTTTTTCTAAAATTTCATGATTCCCTGGAAGAAAATAAATAATTCCTGAATAAGAGGATACTTCTTTTAGAAAATCCGAACGTAAACCTTCTAAATCGGGAAAGGTATTAAAAAGATCCCCACAAAAAAGAATACGATCACACTTCGTAGACTCTGCCGTTTGTAAAATTTCGCGTAATACGGTAAGGGAATAGGCCTTTTCCTCGGGGGAATTTTGGGAAAGATGGAGGTCGGATACTTGTAATAACTTCATAGAGTGGGTTTAGGGGAGAGTGTATCTCCCCCCTGGGACAAAATAAAGAAATTACGAAAAAAAAGCAAGGGAGCTGTTAGATCACTCGGTCTTTTTTAAACTCCGCAATTTTATCCTTGGAAAACCCCAATCCACCCAAAATCTCATCAGTATGTTCCCCATGTTCTGGTGGGTCGTTTCTATAAACAAAAGGTGTCTCTGAAAAATGAAACGGAGACCCAAATTGTAAAATTGGACCGTATTTCGGATGGTTTCTTTCGATGACCATACCACGTTCTTTCATATGTGGATCTTCCGAAACTTCTTTCATATTGAGAATGGGGGATAGGCAAGCATCTGTATTATCAAAGATTGGTTGTAAATCGGAATAGGTTTTGGATTTAAAATAATCAGTTAACTTTTGTTTAATGAGAGGAATATTTTCTTCATTCATAGGATGGTCTTTAGTTAAGTTATCCATTCCTGCGGCTCGTAAAAAAGTTTGGAAAAACATATCTTCTAAGGCACCAAGTGCTACATATCTTCCTTCTTTGGTTTCATACACATTATAGTTTGGTAATTTACCAGACAAAATATCATTTCCTGCTTCTGGAGATTTTTCCGAAGAAGATAAAATTCCACCGTATAACGAAAGAAATTGGAGAGAAGCATCTGTCATTGAAATATCAATTCGTTGGCCTTTGCCTGTTTTTTCTCTGAAGTAAAGAGCAGCAAGGATCGCAGAAAGTGCCGTGAGTGTTCCACCTCCCACATCTGCCAATTGGAAACCAGCAGGCCTTGGAGGATTTCCTGTTTGGTCAAGGACTCCTGAGATCGCTAAGTAATTCAAATCATGGCCTGCAAAGTCTACGTATTTACCCGAGATGCCGTAGCCAGAAATTCCACAGTAAATCAATCGTGGAAATTTTTCTTTTAAGACATCATAACCAATTCCCATCTTATCCATTCCATCGGGACGAAATCCTTCGAGTAAAATATCTGCATCTTCTAAAAGTTTAAAAAGAATTTCTTTGGCTTGGTCTCGTTTGAGATTTAGTGTGATCGCTTTTTTATTTCGATTGAGCATCATATATAAAGCAGGATAACCAGTTTTTCCTTTGAACATCGCACGAGATCCATCATAGGCTCTTGGATTTTCAATTTTGATGACTTCTGCACCCATGTCTGCTAAATGTTGCGAACATAAAGGGCCTGGAAGGAGTAAAGAAAGGTCCACAACTTTGACACCAGCAAGTGGTCCCTTAGAGGATTGATTTTGGTTTTGGCTCATTTGGTTTTATTGCAATTCCTGGAAATTTTTTTCTAATTTAAGCTATTTTTCTCGTAATATAGAGAGGGAGAACCCTAAATGGGTGCGATACGAGGACAAAAGGGAATCATGTTCAGAATCTGTATTTCCATTATCATCCTCACCTTCTCCACCCTCACCATTTCTTGCCAATCCATCACACCGCTAAATTTGCAGATGTTATTCGGTTCATTTTTTGCTTCTACAACCGGGCAAGGTTCTGTCATTTACGAAGCTCCGAATTTTTTATTCACGAGTGAAAATGGAAGACAAGCAGAATTCACAATTCGTTTGAACATAGAACCAAACAGTTCAGTAAGAATTGGCCCGATTACAGTCTCAGATCCCACTGAAGGTGTACTTTTATCTGCAACTTTTCTGGATTTTACTGAAGACAATTGGGACATACCACAAAGCATTCGTTTGGCGGGAGTGGATGATTTGATTGCTGATGGAAATCAAAACTACAGGGTTCAACTGGGAACCACATTAACATCCGATATCCGATTTTCTGCCCAAGGACTTCCTGTTTTACTCGTTGTGAATACGGATGATGAATCTTCTGGAGTGGCTGCAAGTCCCACTTTAGGACTCATCACTTCGGAAACAGGGGAAACCGGTACCATTGCATATGTATTACAAACAAGACCAATGCAGGATGTTACTATCAGAAATTTTGTTTCCAATGATACAACAGAAGCAACTGTCGCTGCAGTAGAGTTAGTATTCACACCTAACAATTGGAATGTGCCACAAACTGTGACTGTCACCGGTGTGGATGATTTTAGTGTAGACGATAGTACATTTCAAATCTCAGCCGATCCCACTGTTTCGAATGATCCAGCTTATATGGGAAAACCAATTCCTATCATTACAGGAACCAATGTCGATGATGATGTGGCTGGATTTACTGTTGTGAATTTGTCAGGACTCACAACAACAGAAGCTGGTGGCGCAGTGAGTTTTGCTGTTGTGATGAATACATTACCCACAAACTCAGTGACAATTCCTTCTATTGTTGCCACTCCCAGTTCGGAAGGAACAGCCTCCCCTTCTTCTCTTACCTTTGCACCTGGTGAATGGTTCACTCCTAAAATTGTGACTGTCACTGGGGTAAATGAATTTATCGTGGATGGTCCAAAAACTGTCTCAATCGTGGTTGGTGCAGCCACCTCCGCCGATACAGATTACAATGGTTTGGCGGGGCCTGTTTTTCCTTCTGTTACCAATACCGATGATGATGTTCCAGGATTTGTTCTTACGTCCCCAGGTAGTTTGACCATTTCTGAAAATGGAGGAAACCTTTCCTTTGCCATTCATCTTTTGTCCCAACCTCCTCCTGGTTTTACCGTAACACTGACAGGAATCTCTGAAAACAATGTGATCACCAATAGCAGTACTTCCAACTTAGTTTTCACAAATGCCAATTGGAATGTAGACCAATACGTCAACATCACCACAAATAACAATTCGATTGATGAAGACACAAGGACTGTCACCTTGCAGTTTGGATCTGTTGATACAGGTGGGTCTGCCGATCCAGTATATAATTCAGTATCACCACCATCATCTGTTACAATCTTAGTTACAGATGATGACACAGCTGGATTTACAGTCACACCTGTTGGTGGACTTGTGGTGCATGAAAATGGAACTCCTTCGACAGAAACATTTACAGTCGTTTTAAATTCACAACCAACAAACTCAGTCAGCATTCCAAGTATTACATCCAGCAATACATCGGAAATTACAGTATCTCCGGTTTCTTTGAGTTTTACCGCTGGAAATTGGAACACACCACAAA from Leptospira bourretii encodes the following:
- a CDS encoding ATP-binding protein, with the protein product MKLKIENFGIFSKNEFPIEKVTVFTGPNESGKTTILDAFVSALVKVVGSTKYGALLNARYKPERNSDLGIPKLSLSQNLYLNSLVIREGNMDVGSEKELISTIEQTIFDSGYNPAKLIEQVEQLSTKTGTRKSAKEWNQTLLELTTTKQKFDESELNLNRISSQFVELPTWEIERQKRKEELSSALEEQTKQQKRLEEYKETEQFAEVDRVYGQLLQWETLQTQSKSEERILKSNGDQKSKEIDGEIQSIEQKLSLSKERFLQLEKKLESFLSQKSLSEQKSKKLESYFDFFETWKQTIRKFQEESPVVQKIIWNPLYRSLAGGFGVFGIFSLILSLFTDFGVWMYSLPIFFLGAALFFVFRAKEIKLERDEPKWNQMVRRISTEMETKTVGEWKPDSLTMESITLVFQRFDREYTKHKLEVDNFQTAITSLEEEINLFRIEEKKGKDLLLEKEKELTVILRESGVNSLSELTELFVQIRLKQEKLRTLEESLKLESKKWGIHDLEDLKLHLKEKRMDLEKKGISKSFSSEDRAAKQKLENEIQTISIKIRDIERNLVELEKKLDTGKAVLESRILPAQKEWEQNKRDLETKEKKKNELEKNFQALEVLTEIFSEMQLESTDKMSSLVKSLQTRMDALKGSLPTKQIQWNGFSDEIQITTDSANSSQGFTNLSTGTKEQISYVLRLEYAFRIGKQFNLPYLLLDEPFRHMDISRRDMALAYTLQCITNAEEDWKVVFFSFDEDLVSKINVLAKENNLPCQIHELTKRVS
- a CDS encoding metallophosphoesterase family protein, giving the protein MKLLQVSDLHLSQNSPEEKAYSLTVLREILQTAESTKCDRILFCGDLFNTFPDLEGLRSDFLKEVSSYSGIIYFLPGNHEILEKRNNNNYANFDWSSKVKVLDKTPYYLLEDGGIEFLSIPHQENYSELLLSPPPPKQTKLRIGLAHGTVSGMSFTGLSEEEEEGGSYLDPNLIQSLDLDYLAIGHLHRARMGTVGKCNVGYAGSSRVWRKGEFGQRGGIFIHVEESTIRTESVYWKSAGEYREIIVSLDTEGKPEESIDTYLAGTNPNDWIVFRFVGYVDSMSEKQKFQETVLREWKSKFRILEFDPDESQITVFEHLSENEFVKQFLDKMNERKGQMDPSLWRHTRVTGIRLILEGKKNR
- a CDS encoding CaiB/BaiF CoA transferase family protein, with product MSQNQNQSSKGPLAGVKVVDLSLLLPGPLCSQHLADMGAEVIKIENPRAYDGSRAMFKGKTGYPALYMMLNRNKKAITLNLKRDQAKEILFKLLEDADILLEGFRPDGMDKMGIGYDVLKEKFPRLIYCGISGYGISGKYVDFAGHDLNYLAISGVLDQTGNPPRPAGFQLADVGGGTLTALSAILAALYFREKTGKGQRIDISMTDASLQFLSLYGGILSSSEKSPEAGNDILSGKLPNYNVYETKEGRYVALGALEDMFFQTFLRAAGMDNLTKDHPMNEENIPLIKQKLTDYFKSKTYSDLQPIFDNTDACLSPILNMKEVSEDPHMKERGMVIERNHPKYGPILQFGSPFHFSETPFVYRNDPPEHGEHTDEILGGLGFSKDKIAEFKKDRVI